Genomic window (Syngnathus scovelli strain Florida chromosome 14, RoL_Ssco_1.2, whole genome shotgun sequence):
GGCGTCAGTCAGCCGGGACCCTCCTGGCACTCAACGCCTCCCTCTGCCCACTGCTGTTGGCGGTGGTGACCCTGTCTGCCCTGCTCTCCGCCCCCCTGCTCCCCCTTTTCACGCTACCCATCTTCCTGGTGGGCTTCCCTAGGCCGCAGCGCAGTTGGCCGGGGCCCGTAGGTACCGCCTGCCCATGCCCAGACTCCATCTTCTACCAGCAAATGAGCGGAAGTCTTGCTTCTGCCCTGAAGACGGCCTTTGCAAGAGGCTCTCTGGGTTAGTTCTCATACATGCCTCCTATTTAAGGAGAAGAGAAAACATCCAGTGAATTATTCATTGTTGACATTTGCTCAATGAGTGCTAGAAAATGTTTTAGAAACACAGGTTTGACTGACAATGACGTTATTATCAGTTGGAATGCAttttataaaatgcaaaatgacgTGCTCAGGGTAAGCGCTGTTTTTGTCCAAGGCTTCAAATCTAAATGCATTAGGAAACGAGTTTGGacatttagccttttgactatgACTAAAATGACTATCGTAACAGGTACTCTGCACAAAGGAATTGAAATGTAATGATCATTTGCTATTTGCGATGATTCAACTATTTTTGCTACCTTATTAAGTACGAAAATACATACATGCACTAACTGTCTGTTATGGCTTGGCTTTTggttccctgctttttacaattGTGTTGATGTTCTCTCCCTCTCGCAGGTTCTTTAGCACCAGGCACTCACTTTCTTGGCCGCTTTCAGGACCGCATGGTTTGGATCATGATTTTGGAGAGAGGATATGGCTACTGCACCGTCAATATTAAGGTACACTTTCTGCTTTGTTTGGATCTCTGATATAGTTAGATCTAGAATACTTTTACAAAATAATACACTAACGCATTGAACTTTGAAATAAAAGTGTAGCCTTGCGGGGTTGAATATTAAGCTCTTTGTCAAAAATATGACATTAACCAATTAGGAATCATTGCCACTATGCCGAGTACTTCCGTTTTCAAGGGCTTGAAAGTGTTTGGACAAGGTGACATCATTGAAACTCATCATTTTTGAAAATACAATGTTTTCAATAAGTAATGAGTGCTTGAAGTCTATGAGTGCTGCAAAATtccaaatcgtttttttttttttgcccacccTTTCTCTGAAGTCATTTTCCGACCTTCTGAAGCCAGAGATTTAATATTCTTTTGGTGACCAAGTCTGTGGACTGATTGCAGAGCCTGCTTTTCACTTAGTAAAGCTGAATGATTATGATGGTTTTGTTTTACtaccttcacatgatttaaacaTATTTGAagatacacaaaaaaaagcaagcttAAAATGTATACCAAATGACATTTGTTTTCTCAGGGTTTGGAGCTCCAGGAGACATCATGCCACACGGTAGAAGCACGTAGGGTGGATGAGGTTTTCGAGGCCGCGTTCGAGCGACCGGAGCGTCTCGGTTTGACCCAGGGTTTGAACTTGCATTGGGCCAACTCTCTCACGCCTTGCGCAGCTCTGGCGGTGCGCGTCTACTCGGACGCCCGCAACGTCCTCTCGGGCATCATTGACTCGCACGACAACCTGAGGAAGCTTCAGGATGACTTTCTGAAAGCCTTGGTGTGGCTGCTCCTGCGTTATTGTGTAAAGAAACATAAAGGTTCTCTGTGGAGCTGCGACGAAGGGACGGGAATCGGCGGTCGAAAGTCGCAATCTTCCCAGCAGGCGCAGACTGCGTGCAGCCAACCGCCCGAGGCTATCGTGGTGGAATCCAAGGTGTCTTCCCTAAGATTCAGGCAGGACAGCTCCAGCATGACATCGTTCGGCGACTGGTCGGATGAGGATGACCTTTTTGGACCTCAACCGGCCAGGCGGACGGTTGCCTTGGTAACAGCGGAAGCCCAGTCTGGACATACAATGCTGCAGACAGGAGCTTCTCTTCCGGGGTCTGTCGAGATGGACAGTCTGTTTGAAAACATGGCACTCTCTGCCCTGCAGCCATTACAGCCTTTGGGACTGGGCATCGGGATGCCAGCGGTCGACAAAGGTCACAACCCGGAGATCTTCAAAGAGAGTCCCGGCTCGCTGCGCCAGCTGACGTTCAACTGCCCCCAGTCCGAGGTGTTCAACTTACCGACGGGCTGGAGGACGGCGCCGTTGTTACCGAGCAGGCTGCTGCAGCTCAGGCCGTTATTCCCCGAGGACTGGTTCAGGTTTGCCCTGAGCCGGTTCGGACCTGTTGTGCAGAGCGACACCTCCGAGGACATGACCAAAGCTCTGAAGGAAGACGAAACCTTGAAGGACCTCCACGCCCAGGTGGCACTTTCATGTCTCGTGGCTCTCGGTGCCGAGTCGGCCTTCACCAGCCCCAGTTACATCTACAGACTTTACTGTGGAGACGTGCCGTGGACGGAGGGCCTCGAGTGGCTCTCCACCAGCAAAGAACTTTATCAGCTCGCACTGAGGGCTTTcaggtaagaagaaaaaaagcctgctgtttattttcttcCCGTCATCATTCTGTTGTATGATTTGCATCAGGTTTAGTTTCAAGCTCCTGTTTGATCAAGCCAGTCTCGGGCCTATGGAGTGCCCTGAGGATATGTTCAGTGCCTTGGAGGAATATGAAAGGGACTGGTACATTGGATTGGTGTCTGAGAAAGGCTGGCATGACAGCGTCCTTCAGGAGAAGCCATTTCTCTTCTCATTAGGTCATGACCTCTCTATGGTAAGCACACAGCTTCCTCATTACTGCCGTGACACTATGCAAGTCATTCGAGTTGTTGTCATCCACAGGGTACGTACACTGGGCGAGTACTGTCCTTGCAAGAGCAGTTGGTGCAGGTGGGACGACTGAACGGGGAGGGGGTGCGAGGCCAGTGGGCCAACCTGTCCTGGGAGCTCCTGTACGCCACTAATGACGATGAGGAGCGCTACAGCATCCAGGCTCACCCTTTCATGTTGAGGAACCTGACTGTCCAGGCGGCAGACCCGCCTCTGGGGTACCCCATTTACTCATCAGCACCCCTTCACTTCCCTTGCCTCTGACAATAGATAGGTAGCTTTTTTTCCCACTCCACCACAAGGTTTCATGTCTTACCAATGAGGAAGCAAGAAGATGCAGCAGGGATCCTTTTAAACCAGAATGACGGAATgttgacaactttttttttttttttatatttgcatttatttatcaTGGTGCTTTAGTCCAGTACCACGGAAAAAGACGTATCAAGATAGAAAATTCACATTAGTACTGACACATCAGCCAATTTACAACAGATACATGACACAGGACTCTTAAAATGTTGATTCATTACACCATTCAAATAATGACCCAACTTTTTCTGCTTAAAAAGGGAAACAGAATTATTTTGTCAAGAGATCAAGGATGTGCCTTGGGTATATCATGCTGTACGCGTTGAGTGCAATTTATTTGTTTACAGTTCACTTGTTTACAAAATAGTTCAACAATGATCATAGTCCTGTACATATTGCTCatttttatatgtatataataaAACGACTTGCAAGAAGCTGATCGTTCAATGCACACAAAAAGGGTCACTCTGTATAGAAGCCATTTTTTACGAGCTCTTCGGCTTGGTGAAGTAGGCAAAGTCTGCATCCTGGAGAAGACAAATA
Coding sequences:
- the pcnx4 gene encoding pecanex-like protein 4, with the protein product MVRMGPDVPLLNEYKQEFFWKRFPQTVLGGPRFKLGYCAPPYVYVNQAVLFLTPWLFGGVGTLLCQLQLLQELHAAVLSGALMFAAAAGVQAVALYAGRRSGDVERLGAPNTLVDEEEVEFTHCVSPETVRFIAPGKRFGLNVIVHTVLAGLLCGFGTWYVLLGRLTSLYGSISVSLVVFVLSWVTVCIAEYSLVVNTATETATFQAQDTYEITPLTRPLYIFIFIVVDLTDRFSGPVPELQLASQVLHVLFLFLPLLWALGILPPLDALFLWGMEQVLVFGLGGSPMSSNFRLLLMFAVSSGVAVSNYFIPSTLGVVLFSTAMGFLLSLDLSQVGALCHAPRPECKDYGLRRGRSTPRPLSNTFGWKLGCREVLLYASLLLAALAEAGLLHHFDNSPQSHSFVKGPQAPVSYLLLVLFSLCWLLREVQGAYVCAGLFLNPVYPKGMSSVQTYKQKNRGLFIAAAIRRVLLYLVSPFALIAFLSMDKSLQQLHGVPLSVGFTRAFRVAWQSSEDALLQVVVVIIVRLAAGNNRLPGWDSLGTGIQLLLVGLLMDRLTQFLAKLKFTLTVLVTSWTEKKQRRQSAGTLLALNASLCPLLLAVVTLSALLSAPLLPLFTLPIFLVGFPRPQRSWPGPVGTACPCPDSIFYQQMSGSLASALKTAFARGSLGSLAPGTHFLGRFQDRMVWIMILERGYGYCTVNIKGLELQETSCHTVEARRVDEVFEAAFERPERLGLTQGLNLHWANSLTPCAALAVRVYSDARNVLSGIIDSHDNLRKLQDDFLKALVWLLLRYCVKKHKGSLWSCDEGTGIGGRKSQSSQQAQTACSQPPEAIVVESKVSSLRFRQDSSSMTSFGDWSDEDDLFGPQPARRTVALVTAEAQSGHTMLQTGASLPGSVEMDSLFENMALSALQPLQPLGLGIGMPAVDKGHNPEIFKESPGSLRQLTFNCPQSEVFNLPTGWRTAPLLPSRLLQLRPLFPEDWFRFALSRFGPVVQSDTSEDMTKALKEDETLKDLHAQVALSCLVALGAESAFTSPSYIYRLYCGDVPWTEGLEWLSTSKELYQLALRAFRFSFKLLFDQASLGPMECPEDMFSALEEYERDWYIGLVSEKGWHDSVLQEKPFLFSLGHDLSMGTYTGRVLSLQEQLVQVGRLNGEGVRGQWANLSWELLYATNDDEERYSIQAHPFMLRNLTVQAADPPLGYPIYSSAPLHFPCL